Proteins from one Acidiphilium multivorum AIU301 genomic window:
- a CDS encoding helix-turn-helix domain-containing protein, translated as MTEPEDRPLREPKLFAGARIRQIREQRGLQQRDIARRLGLSPSYMNQIENDRRPVPPRLAAPLCDLLGIPLAELSGDDEVRRAGDLLEAALDPALGPGRLTFTEARAAVRDTPELARRFIALYAAYRAQQARLARDPALGRDEPGPLPPYDEVRDWVQSERNYFHEIDLAAERLAAHIHATLGPDSAALERHLAAGHRIEVVPSANLLPDGILWQIDRRNRRLLIAEEMRLETRRFSLAHVIGLLSHGRLISRLIERAKVSSDAARGIARVALANYFAGALIMPYAAFLAEAEAERYDIQRLQIRFQASFEQVCHRLSTLQRPGAQGIPFFFLKTDTAGNVLKRSSATRFRFDRFGGPCPLWNVYQAFSQPGKISVQLAQPPGETTYISIARTVGGGGTSYLSRPRAVAVGLGCEIQYAPRIVYAAGLDLDRPGAIDPIGPGCRSCPRVACRHRAMPPIDGTIDVGTAERGVVPYRVSRPPPGA; from the coding sequence GTGACCGAGCCCGAGGACCGTCCTTTGCGCGAACCCAAACTCTTCGCCGGCGCCAGGATCAGGCAGATCCGCGAGCAGCGCGGCCTGCAGCAGCGCGACATCGCCCGCCGCCTCGGCCTGTCGCCGAGCTACATGAACCAGATCGAGAACGACCGCCGGCCCGTGCCGCCGCGCCTCGCGGCGCCGCTCTGCGACCTGCTCGGCATTCCCCTCGCCGAACTCTCCGGCGATGACGAGGTCCGTCGCGCCGGCGACCTGCTCGAAGCCGCGCTCGACCCCGCCCTCGGCCCCGGTCGCCTCACCTTCACCGAGGCCCGCGCCGCCGTGCGCGACACGCCCGAACTCGCCCGCCGCTTCATCGCGCTCTACGCCGCCTACCGCGCCCAGCAGGCCCGCCTCGCGCGCGATCCCGCCCTCGGCCGCGACGAACCGGGCCCGCTGCCGCCTTATGACGAGGTGCGCGACTGGGTGCAGTCCGAGCGGAACTACTTCCACGAGATCGACCTCGCGGCCGAGCGCCTCGCCGCGCATATCCATGCGACGCTGGGCCCCGATTCCGCCGCCCTCGAACGCCATCTCGCCGCCGGGCACCGGATCGAGGTCGTTCCCTCGGCCAATCTCCTCCCCGACGGCATCCTCTGGCAGATCGACCGCCGCAACCGCCGCCTCCTCATCGCCGAGGAAATGCGCCTCGAAACCCGCCGCTTCTCGCTCGCCCACGTGATCGGCCTGCTCAGCCACGGCCGGCTGATCTCGCGGCTGATCGAGCGGGCGAAAGTCTCGTCGGACGCCGCGCGCGGCATCGCCCGCGTCGCCCTCGCGAACTACTTCGCCGGCGCGCTGATCATGCCCTACGCCGCCTTCCTCGCCGAGGCGGAGGCCGAACGATACGACATCCAGCGCCTGCAGATCCGCTTCCAGGCGAGCTTCGAGCAGGTCTGCCACCGGCTCAGCACGCTGCAGCGCCCCGGCGCCCAGGGCATTCCGTTCTTCTTCCTCAAGACCGACACCGCCGGCAACGTGCTCAAGCGCAGCAGCGCCACCCGCTTCCGGTTCGACCGCTTCGGCGGCCCGTGCCCGCTCTGGAACGTCTACCAGGCCTTCTCGCAGCCCGGGAAAATCTCCGTCCAGCTCGCCCAGCCGCCGGGCGAAACCACCTATATCAGCATCGCCCGCACGGTCGGCGGCGGCGGCACGTCCTACCTGTCGCGCCCGCGCGCCGTCGCGGTCGGCCTCGGCTGCGAGATCCAGTACGCGCCGCGCATCGTCTACGCCGCCGGGCTCGATCTCGACCGCCCCGGCGCGATCGACCCGATCGGCCCCGGTTGCCGCTCCTGCCCGCGCGTCGCCTGCCGCCACCGCGCCATGCCGCCGATCGACGGCACGATCGATGTCGGCACCGCCGAGCGTGGCGTGGTGCCCTACCGCGTCAGCCGCCCGCCGCCCGGCGCGTGA
- a CDS encoding response regulator → MDAGTILIVDDDPQIRTMLRRYLAGEGYGTREADSEAGTHAALLGGDVTLVLLDLMLGGEDGLALARAIRARSDVPIIMLTGKDDVIDRVAGLEAGADDYIAKPFHLREVLARIRALKRRMTGRGTPEPAEPDPPEAVIRFDGHALDPLGRTLRGRDGADIPLTTAEFELLAVFLRHAGRVLDRDQLLNLLKGRDFEAFDRLVDTQVMRLRRKIEQDPGQPQLIKTVRGAGYVFAGKLER, encoded by the coding sequence GTGGACGCGGGGACAATTCTGATCGTTGACGATGATCCCCAGATCCGCACGATGCTGCGCCGCTATCTTGCCGGTGAGGGCTACGGGACCAGGGAAGCCGACAGCGAGGCCGGAACGCATGCGGCTCTCCTCGGCGGCGACGTCACGCTGGTGCTGCTCGATCTCATGCTCGGCGGCGAGGATGGGCTGGCGCTCGCCCGGGCCATCCGGGCGCGCTCGGATGTCCCGATCATCATGCTGACCGGCAAGGACGATGTCATCGACCGGGTGGCGGGGCTGGAAGCGGGGGCCGACGATTACATTGCCAAGCCCTTCCACCTGCGCGAGGTCCTCGCCCGGATCCGCGCCCTCAAGCGGCGGATGACCGGGCGCGGCACGCCGGAGCCCGCCGAGCCCGACCCGCCGGAAGCCGTGATCCGTTTCGACGGCCACGCCCTCGATCCGCTCGGCCGGACCCTGCGCGGGCGGGACGGGGCGGACATTCCGCTGACCACCGCGGAGTTCGAGCTTCTTGCCGTCTTCCTGCGGCACGCAGGGCGGGTTCTGGACCGCGACCAGTTGCTGAACCTGCTGAAGGGGCGGGATTTCGAGGCCTTCGACCGGCTGGTCGATACCCAGGTCATGCGGCTCCGCCGCAAGATCGAGCAGGACCCCGGGCAGCCGCAACTGATCAAGACGGTGCGCGGCGCCGGCTATGTCTTCGCCGGCAAGCTGGAGCGGTGA
- a CDS encoding hybrid sensor histidine kinase/response regulator, which translates to MTPEPEAPDAPLAFARSFEAALIGKSLDGIITSWSEGAENLFGYRADEIIGRSIHVLAPPGREAEMDELLARTARGETFDQFETIRRRKDGTLVRVLLTLNPVHDTEGCIVGISKIARDITEHRSTEARLRSILDTAPDAIVVIDPRGTVRSFSQAAERMFGYAAEEVVGRNVSMLMAEPHAAAHDGYLARYLETGERRIIGIGREVEARRADGSTFPIELAVGEVDLPETRLFTGFIRDASKRKRLENDLAQAQKMEAVGQLTGGLAHDFNNLLAVISGNLEMLESHVAGGEAAELLAEARLATERGAELAARLLAFGRRQTLRPLAIDVNELVGKMAPLFRRTLGSPVMIETRLAAGLPRTMADPGQIETALLNLALNARDAMPKGGRLVIETGLLHVDADYAAQQAETLPGDYVVLAVTDSGIGMSAETRGRAFEPFFTTKAVGEGSGLGLSMVYGFVKQSGGHVQIYSEPGLGTTVRLFLPAIRAEMPAADDEAAPSPPPDRAIVLVVEDDPAVRRVAERRLARLGYSTIDAATGAAGIAALEAHPEIAVLFTDIVLAGGMSGLDLAIAARAARPELPVLFTSGYGDPIVLKGRALPAGAIWLQKPYAEAALANALAALLRPVRDEGV; encoded by the coding sequence ATGACTCCGGAGCCCGAAGCCCCCGACGCGCCGCTGGCCTTCGCCCGATCCTTCGAGGCCGCGCTGATCGGCAAGTCGCTCGACGGCATCATCACGTCGTGGAGCGAAGGCGCCGAGAACCTGTTCGGCTATCGCGCGGACGAAATCATCGGGCGCTCGATCCATGTGCTGGCGCCGCCCGGGCGCGAGGCGGAAATGGACGAACTGCTGGCCCGGACGGCAAGGGGCGAGACCTTCGACCAGTTCGAGACCATCCGCCGGCGCAAGGACGGCACGCTCGTCCGCGTGCTGCTCACGCTCAACCCGGTGCACGATACGGAAGGCTGCATCGTCGGCATTTCCAAGATCGCGCGGGATATCACCGAGCATCGCAGCACCGAGGCCAGGCTCCGCTCGATCCTCGACACCGCGCCGGATGCCATCGTCGTGATCGATCCGCGCGGCACCGTGAGATCGTTCAGCCAGGCGGCCGAGCGGATGTTCGGCTACGCCGCCGAGGAGGTCGTCGGCCGCAACGTGTCGATGCTGATGGCCGAGCCCCATGCCGCCGCGCATGACGGCTATCTCGCCCGTTACCTCGAAACCGGCGAACGGCGCATCATCGGCATCGGCCGCGAGGTGGAGGCCCGCCGGGCCGATGGCTCGACCTTCCCGATCGAACTCGCCGTCGGCGAGGTCGACCTGCCGGAGACGAGGCTGTTCACCGGCTTCATCCGCGACGCCAGCAAGCGCAAGCGGCTCGAGAACGACCTTGCCCAGGCGCAGAAGATGGAGGCGGTGGGCCAGCTTACCGGCGGCCTCGCCCATGATTTCAACAACCTGCTGGCGGTGATTTCCGGCAATCTCGAAATGCTGGAGAGCCATGTCGCCGGCGGCGAGGCGGCGGAACTGCTCGCCGAGGCCCGGCTCGCCACCGAACGCGGCGCCGAACTGGCGGCAAGGCTGCTCGCCTTCGGCCGGCGGCAGACCCTTCGTCCGCTCGCGATCGACGTGAACGAGCTCGTCGGGAAGATGGCGCCGCTGTTCCGCCGCACGCTCGGCTCGCCGGTCATGATCGAGACCCGGCTCGCCGCCGGGCTGCCGCGCACCATGGCGGATCCCGGACAGATCGAGACGGCGCTGCTCAACCTCGCCCTCAACGCGCGGGATGCCATGCCCAAGGGCGGCCGTCTCGTGATCGAGACCGGCCTGCTCCATGTCGACGCCGACTACGCGGCACAACAGGCCGAGACCCTGCCGGGCGATTACGTGGTCCTGGCGGTGACGGATAGCGGGATCGGCATGAGCGCCGAAACGCGGGGCCGCGCCTTCGAGCCGTTCTTCACCACCAAGGCGGTCGGCGAGGGATCGGGGCTGGGCCTGTCCATGGTCTACGGCTTCGTCAAGCAGAGCGGCGGCCATGTGCAGATCTATTCCGAACCGGGCCTCGGCACCACGGTTCGCCTGTTCCTGCCGGCGATCCGGGCCGAAATGCCCGCCGCCGACGACGAGGCGGCCCCCTCCCCGCCGCCGGACCGGGCGATCGTTCTCGTGGTCGAGGACGATCCCGCGGTGCGGCGCGTTGCGGAGCGCCGGCTTGCCCGCCTCGGCTATTCCACGATCGACGCGGCGACGGGTGCTGCCGGCATTGCGGCGCTGGAAGCCCATCCGGAGATCGCGGTGCTGTTTACCGATATCGTCCTGGCCGGCGGCATGTCGGGCCTCGATCTCGCCATCGCCGCGCGCGCGGCGCGACCCGAGCTTCCGGTGCTGTTCACCTCCGGCTATGGCGATCCCATCGTGCTGAAGGGCCGCGCCCTGCCCGCCGGGGCGATCTGGCTGCAGAAACCCTATGCCGAGGCCGCCCTCGCGAACGCGCTGGCCGCCCTGCTCAGGCCGGTTCGCGACGAGGGCGTCTGA
- a CDS encoding helix-turn-helix domain-containing protein, whose protein sequence is MLHVAAEPSRSTIANWSAAGEPGFRAGALEAGASLFIEGETVDKIYDLVSGIVRLSKMLPDGRRQILGFLFPGEIFTPSGFAISHGGCATCSADAVTAVEVVTHRLSSFDGLLASRPELTRSLLATAAKSLFMAQQQMLLLGRMSATERLVWFLLRMAEQQDVEAGEPIRLPMSRVDIADYLGLTMETVSRVFRWLRERNIIALKGATEIRIVDPGRARQIADCACSATMPRCRQ, encoded by the coding sequence ATGTTGCATGTCGCTGCCGAGCCGTCTCGGTCCACGATTGCCAACTGGAGTGCCGCCGGTGAGCCGGGCTTTCGCGCAGGTGCGCTGGAGGCCGGCGCCTCGCTGTTCATCGAAGGCGAAACGGTGGACAAGATCTATGATCTCGTGTCCGGCATCGTCCGGCTGTCGAAGATGCTGCCCGACGGGCGCCGGCAGATCCTGGGCTTCCTGTTTCCGGGCGAAATCTTTACGCCGTCCGGCTTCGCCATCAGCCATGGCGGCTGCGCGACATGCTCCGCGGATGCCGTGACCGCGGTCGAGGTCGTGACGCATCGGCTCAGCAGTTTCGATGGGCTGCTGGCCAGCCGGCCGGAACTGACGCGCAGCCTGCTGGCCACAGCCGCGAAGAGCCTTTTCATGGCGCAGCAGCAGATGCTCCTGCTCGGCCGGATGAGCGCGACCGAACGCCTGGTCTGGTTCCTGCTGCGGATGGCCGAACAGCAGGATGTCGAAGCCGGGGAACCGATCCGCCTGCCGATGTCCCGTGTGGATATCGCGGATTACCTCGGGCTGACGATGGAAACCGTCTCCCGCGTCTTCCGCTGGCTGCGCGAGCGCAACATCATCGCCCTCAAGGGGGCGACGGAAATCCGGATCGT
- a CDS encoding PH domain-containing protein — MSYIEQVLLPDETVMSWTHLHWFVYLRGIVTMVLAFALIIAGGLAGGRPSTYLHVAAAAAFLLGCWLLLVAWLRRMSTELAVTDRRVIHKSGILGRTTHEMSLEKVESVEVRQSIAGRLFNYGTVIVRGTGSTWEPFPRIADPLAFRSSITAA, encoded by the coding sequence GTGAGCTATATCGAGCAGGTCCTGCTGCCCGACGAAACCGTGATGAGCTGGACGCATCTTCATTGGTTCGTCTATCTCCGCGGCATCGTCACCATGGTCCTGGCCTTCGCGCTCATCATCGCCGGCGGCCTCGCCGGTGGCCGGCCGTCGACCTACCTGCACGTCGCCGCCGCCGCCGCCTTCCTCCTCGGCTGCTGGCTGCTCCTCGTCGCCTGGCTCCGGCGCATGTCCACCGAACTTGCGGTGACCGACCGCCGGGTCATCCACAAGAGCGGCATCCTCGGCCGCACCACCCATGAAATGAGCCTCGAAAAGGTCGAGAGCGTCGAGGTCCGGCAGTCCATTGCCGGCCGGCTCTTCAATTACGGCACGGTCATCGTCCGCGGCACCGGCTCGACCTGGGAACCTTTCCCGCGAATCGCCGACCCCCTCGCGTTCCGCAGCAGCATCACCGCCGCCTGA